The Girardinichthys multiradiatus isolate DD_20200921_A chromosome 9, DD_fGirMul_XY1, whole genome shotgun sequence genome segment CAAGTTTTATGGTTCCCCTGTGCCACTTTAAAAAGGAGGCTGATTACACAACACAAGTGCATGCCTGTGGAGGGAATGCAGACTTCCTCTTATCCACTTATGCACACAAGCATAGCTTTGTACTGGCAAAAGCTCTGGAATGCTTCTAAGGACGTGAAGTAAACAAGCAGCTCAAAATATTCCTCAAGCAGgtcttgttaaaaaaatatacatggaCAGCACCTCCCATGACTGTGTTTTTATTAGTGGTTTTGGCCGGTGCAACATTATGATAACTCTTTATAGCAGAAACATTTCAAACCTAAAGTCTCAAATTGGTCAAATGCCAAAACTGGTCAGCGAGGCTGCTGCCAACAATATTCCAATGAATCCTTAAAGGAATAGTTCAGAAGTTTTGAAGTGAGGTTTTGTAAAAAGGATTTTAGCAGTTTATATCTCACCTGAAATAGATCCTTCTTGTGGCATTGTCATTTAGTATACATTTCAGATCAGTTGCTCCAGGGGGCTAATGCTAACGTCTAGTCTGATAGAAGACAAGACCAAACACTTCTGCATCATACCAGTTTATGTGAACGCTACTTTATCAACCTTTAAACCTCATCACATTGGCATTTGGGTGGTTATTTAAGCAGAAGCCAATACTTATTTCCACGTGTTCATGTTCTGTTTTCAGTGGACGTTTGATACAGGAAGATCACTGGTGTTGCACGCCTCCAACATCAATTACCTGTGTAAATATTTAGCAGATTCTTTATAAATAACCATTCAATACAAACCAGAAAGTTTTCAAAGCAGTGTTTAAATAGATCAATAAAccgttttaaaaatgtaagttGTTTTAAGATGGCAGAAGTCCACTTTGGTCTTGGCTCCTCTCTCactagctgttagcttcagCCTTTGGGACCAAATTAACCtaatttaaactaaataaagacTTCAAGATAGTTATGACCCACAGTTAAGATATTAACTGCATATAAGCTTTAAACTGAACCTCACTTCAAatatgaaatgatctgaaatatCCTTTTACCATCAGGTAAAAGAATAATAGCACTAGCTGAAACAAGATATATCTGTTTCCTCTGTAGCCTAGAGGGAGAGATGAAATATTCACAGCTGGCTGACCATCATTAAACCACGAGGTAATAAAATGCCCAAACAAGGAGAATATGCAAGCCAGGGGTCGTGCTGATATAGGTCAGGATGCCCTGGAGTCCCACACTTATTAGTTCCTTTAGAAAAAGGAAGTTGCAGTGATGCACAACAGAAAAGCTGGGGGTTCAGGGAGGTGAGTATAATGACAGAACTGCCAGAAATACCATGAAGTCCAAACTCAGGTCACCTTTACTACAGCTTTGAAATAAAGCTCAGTGTCTAAGCTGACAGTTGAGATGCTGACATGTGTGTCATTAATGAGAAGGACGCCAATCCCTGCTCAGCTATGTCACCGCTGTTATTAAGTGAATCACAGAGTCTATTTTGACAAATCACATCAATTACCATATTTGTCTGGGACAAATATGTGAAAGGACCAACAAGACTAATGCAGATGTTTACTCACTTTGCTCCAAGAGTTTTACGAAGACATGCTGCCTTGGGTCTATGCACTCTGCGTCACCGGCAGCTCTGTGTTTGTTAGCTGTTTCAAGTTGCTCTGTGCAGGGAAAACATTCGCAACACACAAGTTACACACAAATATCACACCAAAAAGCTGGTACCCAGGCCTCAACATATAAATTGACCAAATACCTCTGAGGTCTCTGTTAAAATCATGCATCCTCTTAATCTCTGCCTCCAGTTTATTCCTTAGAGTTTTCTCCAAGGCTTCCCGCTTAGAAGAGCCTCTCATCAGGGTCTCATAAGCCTCGGATATCTGTTGAATCTCAAGCTCCAACTAGGGAGAAAGCACAAGAAGATCAGacatttctttcaatttctggaTGTGGGTTTATGCATCAAAGAGGCTAATAAATCATTGCCATTTACAGACACATGGCTTTTAAACACAATACAAAACTGAGGAAGAGTTTAAATTCCTGAATGAGCATCTATGGATGTCAAGCAGCAGTTTGCTGTCTTTAACAAGACAAAAGAGATGAGATGCTTTGTGGGCATTCCAAAGTCTGGAATGGTGAGAAAACCCTTAACACTTGCCCCACAAATGGGAGCCATTCACAAATATTTCTTCAATGTGACCAGTCAGAAACTCCAAAATCTGATCAGTGAGAGCAACATACCTAAGCACTACCAGgtcacatttaccaaaacacTCTTTTGTGTTAAAGTTATTTTCAGTTTGAAGAAGTGAAAAAGCTGCCTGCCTGTGTACTGGTGGCATGAATAAGCATTCATGCTGCTGCAACAGAGGTAGGCTTTGACGGGAGCTGGTCATATTGCTCCTTCACATCTTAACTGTTCCGTGCCTAactttttttcaaatacaaTAATGTGCTGTCTGCCAAGCCAATTCATGCATGCCTTAGAAATGTATAATCAATTCAGAGCATGTGAAATGCTGGAGACTGGAATCTCTGATCGCTGTATCTCTATGTTAACACCGTAAAGCCGTAGTTATTTCAACATTCCTTTGGCTTTTATACCCTCACTGCTTTCACTGTAGTTAAAAACAGGCTGAAATGCCAGAGCGCACCCCCCACAAAAGTTGTATGGGCCTCTGTAGTGAGATGCCGTTTGTGAGGAAAGAAACAGCGAGTATGAGAAGCAGACATAAGAGGAATTGTTTCTCCATGGGTTGGGGCTATCTTGCTCACCTTCTGCAGTCTGGCAGCCTTCTGAATGTACACCTGCAGCTCCTTCCTCAGCTGCTCGTTCTCCTTCATCAACACGTCATTGCTGTTGGGGGATGTGCTGACGCTGTTGTGGGCCACTTGGGCCTGAGCAGACACATACCTGCAAAGGGCAGACAGAAGTGATTCACCACAACACACCTGAAAACcacaaaaatgataaaagaaTGCTTTCTGGAGTTCTTTTGTTGGTCCTATGTTATTGTCCGATAATCATAATGGCATCATTACTCGATTATAGGATTATAGATTACCTGATGTGGTGTGAGTAGAATGGGGGAGGAGGGTCTTTGTGGTACTGTACGTGCTCCTGTGAGTAGCTGAGCATGTATTCAGGAACTGTGGCACATAGAGGATAGTCTGGAGGAGGTCCCCGCTGGTCTGCACATTGTTGGATCTCCTGTCTGTCAGCCACCGCAgtgtttaaaacaatatttttataaagCTGTGGATAGCTGTGTGAAGAGGTCAGAGGCAAAGTGTCTCTGTGTCCGTTTCTCTCCAGAGAGAGCTGCATGAGCCTCTCGCTCAGAGAGCGAGCATGTTCCCGCTTCAGGTCCCACTGTCCCTCCCTTTGAATTCCCACTATGTCCATGCTGGGGCCGTCCTGTTTCAATCTTCCCCTTTGAGAGATAAGGTATTGCGAGTGCGCTTTAGCCTCCTCATAGGTTGGCAGCTGTTCCCTGTGGAGCTGATATAGACGACACATTGGGCTCTCAGAGGGCAGGCAGTCCCCCTGGTGCTCCTGTCCTTGAGGCTCCTGCCGCGTCGACATCTGCATATACTGGGTTTCCTCCTGTGTGAGGCTCTCCAAAGAGGAGCGTGGACTGCCTGTGCCTCCGCCGCTACTTCCTCCACGCAGGGCCTGCTGCTGGATGGCCAGAAGAGTGGTAGTGTCTGTCAGGTTTCCATAACGGAGCTGCTCCTGGATGAGGCGATGCAAGacagttccagaggagtcctcgGCTGTCCTCATTTCAGTCAATAGGATTCAGTCCAAAACTTAAGCAACAACCAAGCTTGATGTGGAAGTGTTAGCACCTCAACAATCAGAgatctgaaagaaagaaataggaGTCCTGATCAGTCTTAAAAAGGCAAGCGCTGGGCATCCCACCCCTCCATTCTGCATCTTTGTAGTTCTGTTTGGTTCATACCTAACCTTTGAAGCTACGAAATAACACTGTCTTTTCTGAGAAGTTTATCTGCCAGGTGGGTATTTCATTCCTGCATGAATGGTTGGTATTAAAGTATTGTACTATAATCTCCTAATTGTCTTCTGTAAGGAAAAGTGGTTCTCTGACTCTGATAAAGTCGCTTCAGCAGGAAGTAActtattgttattttggtttgatctgtCATATTTTATAAGAGTCAACAGGTCCTGATGTGGATCAGAACAACAGTCACTCTAAATAGGATGTAATATAACATCTTCTGAAAATAATAtgaaattttattaaatttaggaCAGACATTTGAGCATTATCTGTCTCCATAATTCATAAAAAACACTTACCTTCCCAGAGAAACAAACTGATGTGGAATAGTTAAGTTAATGAGTGAGTAAATGGTTTGTTGTCATTTCTTAAAGGGAAGAAAGAAGAGAAATGGGGGAAAGAATGGGAGAAAAAGCAATTTGAACGGCATCAAATACACCCCGGGCCTGCCAAACAACATTATTGACtgttacagttaaatgtttcCTTCTTATGCATCCATCTATCGTCTATATGCGCTTATCTGTgcagggtcgcaggggagctggtgcctatctttgGGTGAGAGGAGGcgttcaccctggacagttcTTCATGCTTCATTATAATAATAGTTGCATAACATCTAATGAATTATTGCTGGAAATACCCTTGAGGGTGATGTCACTTCAAACTGAATGTTAGTACCCACACACTCCAGATACAAAGATATAAGACAGGctgaaataataattatattaataaaaaacgAACACTCAAATAAAGAGACACAAACCCTCCACTAATTATCTATACACGCCTATCCACTGTGCTTTACCCTTATTATAAGACTAATATAGAGTGCATACATACATTGCGCCATTCGGGACGCCGTTGACAAGTTCGTTCAGTAAACATTCACACATTTAAACTGTCCGAAAGCGAAAACTACAAATAATGAATTAAAGAAACTTACCGCGTCTCAGTCCCCTGCGAAGTCTGATTAAAGTCTGTCCTTTCAATATTCTGCGCCTGGCTTTAAAGACACCAACTATAGTTTCCCAGAGCTCGTGGACACGTGTGCGCGCGCTGGCTGGGCAGCAGCTAACTGAGCGCGTGAAGCTGCGAGCCGCGCGGATAAATAACTGAGAGGCGATTGTTCGCTGCGCCCGGAATGAGAGGAATGTTAAAGCTCCGAGTCCCTGTGGGATCAAAAGCAGGAGcacggaggaggaggaggaggaggaggaggaagagcatGGAGGAGGGGGCGGAGGAAGAGCATGGAGGAGGGGGCGGAGTCCGAGGGGAGAAATTGGATTCAGAGCTGCAACAGCAGTCCCTCAGCTGGCTGGTTGTGCTTGTGTCATGTAAACGAGTtaactttgttttcctttaggaGCGAAGTTTGAGTCCCATGCAGCGTTCGAGACTAAAGAAGACAAgcgaaatgtttatttttatgggaGAGCCGGTACATTTTATAACACATTACAACATGACTGATTCGTTGCgaggtcttcacagaaacaTTCCAGGAATGTTGTAAGCTATAAGGAAATATGATTCGTACAAATTTcaagagggaaaaaaaggtCAGACCGTTAAAACGTGGGAGTGGAAAACAGGGGCGGTTCGTGCATTTATTTCGACCTGGACGAGCCTCCCACCCCCTCTTTTTGCCAAAAGTTAAAAATCCATTTTTACATGTTATTTCACATATTAACATACATATTAATGAAGTTTATCTGTAAAGTAACCTAATTTAATGTTTCTTAAATCTAAAACCAAATCATGAATACATCTAGCTGAGATCTAATCAGTTTAAATATGGCTTTTGAATTTACGCCGGGATTATAAAAATCAGACACCAAAATCAGCTTTTGTCTTTGTGGATGCCCTGCAGCCAATCCCTTTGACTTGACATGCTGTTGGGTAACAGACAACTGTTCCATGTGTGACTGACAATCAActtaggaaaaataaataaatcttagaTGTTAGTGGcatccacaaggccattccacCCTGGGCAGAAAGCTGTATAGTCAAGAACTGAAAACCACCGAAAATGCAAATATACAAAGAAAGACTGACAATCTGATCCCAAGTTCTGATGACAATCTCTGCACATTTCTGTTAACTGTTCTGTGTGTGTTCAATGACATATCATGAAATCTTGGGAATGTTATGCATTCAGACTATTTGCTTTTTGAATCCAGTGTAAAGGTAGAAAAAAGCCCTCTGTGGGATTTAACACAGCAAAATTATCACATCATCATATAAAAGTGTATTTTAGGCTGATAAATGCCTCATTTGATTTAATGATTGATTATATTAGAAGACTCATAAAGAAGCACAATCTTCAAGCAGATAATGAAAATTCCATGTTTTGGAATGATTAAAGCTGCACTTTGCTGCAAGATGGATCATACTTTGTGACAGGAACCATAAACAAACTGGGTAATGTCTCCCATTATATCTGACAACACTGAAACACTGATGATAACTGCAAATACATAACTGATACatggattcatgttttttttttttttggtttcttgaaaagctttttgtttgCATATGTCTGGTAAATATTTAAGCCGTGGCCCGTGCCAGTTAATTGCAGAGTGTGTGCGTCTATGTGTGTGAACACGGTGGGAGAGGGGGCGGGTGAGAGGCATGCTGCCTGCCAGCTGTCTGTTGACTCAAATCCCGTCTCTTGCTTTAATAAGAGCACTGAGAGATGCATTGTTCTCCCCAAAAAGCAGACATGACGGGGGCAGCCCTGCCATCTGCCGCACCAcgccacccctccaccacaaCCAGAGCTTCATTCACAATCACAGTCATGCATGAAGATGGAGACCCTGGGATCAGCTGGTGTTGGGGGTTGGGGTCTAACAAAGAGTGGTGgctttctgcaaaaaaaaaaacatcatcctATTGTGGTGTCTGGAGTTTATGGAAGAAGTGAACAAGTCCCTGCTTGTTTTTGTACCTTAGTCAGTGGACAAACTGAAGGTTTCCTTTTCAAACAGAGGGTAACGCGATGATTTGCATGGCAGTTGAAGTCCAACAGTTGCTAAAGAGTTCTCAGCGTCTGATAACGATCCAGTTTTGCCGTGTTATGATTCAACTGGGTTGTCAAGATAAGCATGGGTTTTAATGCCTCACAATGTGTTATGTCTCTCTGTAGAATTTCTGGTTTACTATTCAGTCTCAACCATTCTCATATCTGCAGGTTAAAAATTAATTTAGAGCTATTGACAGGCACACTCATTtaaccttacaaaagtatttatttgaaCGGTTCCACAACCCTCAAATTATACTACTGGGTTTTTTCAttatagaccagcacaaagtagtgcataagtgTGAGTTAGAAGAAAAAAGGATggtattcaaaatgttttgcacattaaaatataaaacgtATGGTGTGCAGTTGTTTAGCCCCCACCTTTACTCTTgtagccctaaataaaattaattctgtGCAGCCAGTTGTCTTGAGAACTCACCTAATTTTTAATGAGTGGACCTGTGTTTCCATAGAAAAACCCCTTTTTTGTGAAaacctcagatgtttgttacacaattttagtaaacaaacataaaaaaaaaccaagctACAGTAAACAGCAGATAGGTCAAGGAGGACGTTGTGGGAAGGTTTGGAGCAGGGTTTGGTTATGAAACAATACCCCAAGCTTTAAATGCCATGCACAGCACTGTTCATTCTGTTCTATCATTCAAAACTAGAAATAGTGCAACTGCTGATCTACCAAAACATGGCAGTCCACACACAAGAAACAGTCAAGAGTTCCATGTTACCCTGGAGAAGCTTGCCTGTATCCACAGCTATGGTGGGGGAATCTTTTTACAGGGCAACTAAGAAGACATGTGCTCCACATATCTGGCTTGTATGGAAGATTGGCAAGAACAAAGCTGTATGCAAGGTACTAAGTGTAGAAGAAAAGCTAATTCTGAATGTTACCCTGAACAAACCATCCCCACTagtgaaacatggcggtggcagcatcatcatCTGGGGATGTGTTTCATCAGCAGGAACTTGGAGGCTTGTCAGAGTTACTGTCGTGGAAGGATCtcgggtcggaccaaagtgcagacaagagctcggtagccgcatcatagttacttccttgtttattcataaaagtccaaaacgtaacaaaacacactgcagggatgaaacaaggacaagatcaaaacttgcgcaaacctgcaggtactcatGGCAAAGCATAGCATAGTCAAAACGAAGCATAGGTATCcaaggcatagcatagtccGAAGCgtagcataaacaaagcatagacgtgGTAAAGGGGTAGTGACAGACACAAggaacacaaagaacacagaaggaaccagtgacgaacagagacaccaaaccaactaatatactggagAACAGAAAGGGGAACagaaggcaggtaatcaaagaaactgagaacaggtgcgacaaggaggcagggaagcagaaggaacaggtgaaacaaataccaatccataactaaacacagagatactaaataagaatccaagggtgaaataataataataataatactaataataccacaaaaagtaataagaaagcaaccacaaagtaaagtccaaaatgtcactccatgacagttacaggaagatggatagagctaaatacagggcaatcctggaagaaaagctgCTTGAGGTTGCCAAGACCTTTGAATGGAACATGGAATCTGCAGGAAGagttgaaaattgctgtttactcattctctccatccagtctgaatgAGCTTGATGTCATGACTAAACTGTGTTTGAGTTGTGAGTTCTTGTTGGTTTCCCTGATTGTGTTCTCTAGTTGaggttatttcagttcatttatggTTGATTAGGTTTTcggttcattcttgtgtttatatttctgttacttccctggacttCTCAGTGTTTCCATTCATCTgggttaattagcctccctccttcagttgcttgGCATTCTCCCTGCCACCTGCTGCTCCACACTTTACTTGATTAGCTCTTCTTGTTCATTGGTTATTTTTCCACCCTGCCTCTTTATCTATAGTTTCTGGTTTTTATTCCCCACCACTGGATCCTACTGTTGACATTCTGCACCATTTCACTATTGTCATGCCCGTCTCATCGTCCATGTtccatgtttattattttctattgtAAGTCATTTCAATTATTAAATATCcaactcaccatgcggctcctACTTGCAAGTTGGTCCTACATAAACCCAGCATTCAATGACCCtcaaactattttgcaaagaagaatgtggAAAAACTCTGATTTTAGATGTCCAAAgatatatactggtccttctcaaaatattagcatattgtgataaagttcattattttccataatgtcatgatgaaaatttaacattcatatattttagattcattgcacactaactgaaatattttaggtcttttattgtcttaatacggatgattttggcatacagctcatgaaaacccaaaattcctatctcacaaaattagcatatcattaaaagggtctctaaatgagctatgaacctaatcatctgaatcaacgagttaactctaaacatctgcaaaagattcctgaggcctttaaaactcccagcctggttcatcactcagaaccccaatcatgggtaagactgccaacctgactgctgtccagaaggccactattgacaccctcaagcaagagggtaagacacagaaagacatttctgaacaaataggctgtaaaaaaaagtgtggcagaaaacggtgcacaacgagaagaggtgaccggaccctgaggaagattgtggagaagggccgattccagaccttgggggacctgcggaagcagtggactgagtctggagtagaaacatccagagccaccgtgcacaggcgtgtgcaggaaatgggctacaggtgccgcattccccaggtcaagccacttttgaaccagaaacagcggcagaagcgcctgacctgggctacagagaagcagcactggactgttgctcagtggtccaaagtacttttttcggatgaaagcaaattctgcatgtcattcggaaatcaaggtgccagagtctggaggaagactggggagaaggaaatgccaaaatgccagaagtccagtgtcaagtacccacagtcagtgatggtctggggtgccgtgtcagctgctggtgttggtccactgtgttttatcaagggcagggtcaatgcagctagctatcaggagattttggagcacttcatgcttccatctgctgaaaagctttatggagatgaagatttcatttttcagcacgacctggcacctgctcacagtgccaaaaccactggtaaatggtttactgaccatggtatcactgtgctcaattggcctgccaactctcctgacctgaaccccatagagaatctgtgggatattgtgaagagaacgttgagagactcaagacccaacactctggatgagctaaaggccgctatcgaagcatcctgggcctccataagacctcagcagtgccacaggctgattgcctccatgccatgccgcattgaagcagtcatttctgcaaaaggattcccgaccaagtattgagtgcataactgtagatgattatttgaaggttgatgttttttgtattaaaaacacttttcttttattggtcggatgaaatatgctaattttgtgagataggaattttgggttttcatgagctgtatgccaaaatcatccgtattaagacaataaaagacctgaaatacttcagttagtgtgcaatgaatctaaaacatatgaatgttaaattttcatcatgacattatggaaaataataaactttatcacaatatgctaatattttgagaaggacctgtattaacagACTGGCAGCTATTAATACCGTGAAAAGGTGGTTATGCAAAGTATTATCCGAGAAGGGCTGATTACAAATTGTAATCAGCAATATTTGAAAGCAccataaatacttttacaaggctctGTATAGAATTGGAAAACAGTGAGAAATTGCTGTCTtgaatttgacaaaaaaaaaaaaaaatccatctaCTTGGTCCTTTAATGTTTCTCTGTTATCCTGTAGTCATTGTGTTTCTTTGCTCATAATAAAATGTCTGTTTGAGTGCCTTAGCTGGGAGCGATCAGCACATGGAGTCTTGTTTCCCCTTTAATGGCCAGTTAACAGTTTCCATGTTGCACTGCATGGACTCTTTATGAGAACATGTGAATTGTTTCACTCCTACAAGCGTCAGTGTACCTtgcaggctttttaaagatgtttacAATAAGCAAGTTGTTCtttgagtttatttaaaaaggtgCAATGTACTACTCAAACATTAATGTCACCATTTGATGCGTTGTACCAGATTATAGCTTTTGGCAAATTCCACCTCCgcagtaggaaaaaaaaaagcttaagaACACTAAAGAATTAAATCAACAACTTTATTACATACACACAGTACTTTAAAACTCACAACTACGAGTTATTATGAGAACATCCTAATCAGTGACTGCATCTCTGAGCAGCCTTTAACGAACTTTGTAAGTTTTATTTCAGACCCTTTTAGAGGCTACCATCTTCTGGCATCATGGTCTATTGATTTGTTGCTTTTACAAAGAAACTCTGAGACATCTAATTAAATTCAGTATGCGAATATGGACAAAGTTACCTAAAGGAGGGGAAGCCAAAACATTTAGAACTCtatgaaaaagacaaaacatcaagaACAATTTATTGTCATAGTTCAGGAGGTTGTGTATATTTAACTGGTTACATAAGCCCAGAGACAGAGAGACAAACCTTTTTGCTTGTTGTTAAAGTCCTCAATAATATCTTGGTTAAAAgactattaaaaaaattaaaaaattagaATAGGAACTTAATGAGAATTGGAAAGAGTAGAGAAGAGAGGACAACTTTCGTGTGATTTTAAAGGGAGTTTGGAATTTTTTAAGTTGTAATAAAAAATGTCCTGAATAAAAATTAATCTCCATATGCAGACTCTGAAACCTCTCTCTATCATGGATGAACCACTCTGCCCCCTTCATGACCCCTTTAGTCCAACAGACTCATTCTGCTCCACTGCCACAAAGAACTTTACAGAAAACCATTCCTTCCATTTGACATCTTGCTGTTTAGTTGCATTTATATCTGTACATATTGTTTATAacatgtaaaattaaaacagtctAAATAACAAATTAGGTCTAAAACCCACCTTTAAGTTATTTAACATTAGCTTTCTACAACACTACGTTCTGTTATAAATTGAAAGTAAAACCACGGTGACCATACCTCTGAAGCAGAGAAATTAGGTCGGAgtgcatgtgtttttattccAACTAGATGATGCCTGCTTTTGATTACAGAGATGATTATTTAGAGCTTGTCCCTACCTTCACACCAATCCCATTCAAGCATCAGCTTTGCTGTTTAATCTTACTTTATCC includes the following:
- the amotl2a gene encoding angiomotin-like 2a, which codes for MRTAEDSSGTVLHRLIQEQLRYGNLTDTTTLLAIQQQALRGGSSGGGTGSPRSSLESLTQEETQYMQMSTRQEPQGQEHQGDCLPSESPMCRLYQLHREQLPTYEEAKAHSQYLISQRGRLKQDGPSMDIVGIQREGQWDLKREHARSLSERLMQLSLERNGHRDTLPLTSSHSYPQLYKNIVLNTAVADRQEIQQCADQRGPPPDYPLCATVPEYMLSYSQEHVQYHKDPPPPFYSHHIRYVSAQAQVAHNSVSTSPNSNDVLMKENEQLRKELQVYIQKAARLQKLELEIQQISEAYETLMRGSSKREALEKTLRNKLEAEIKRMHDFNRDLREQLETANKHRAAGDAECIDPRQHVFVKLLEQNEEQQREREQLERQIQHLRMSGEECQHRSELLEQAMASAQSHNRQLEEELHRKTAYMKKVERLQSALAQLQAACEKREVLELRLRTRLEQELKSLRAQQNQTTNLTASELSSSKLQLELREKEERILALEADITKWEQKYLEESTMRQFVMDAAATAAAQRDTTIINHSPKNSPNSSFNEDLPWSSHRHQEMENRIRELHAQLLEKDGVINVLQQRSRWEQGQLENQGLRPARSVPTINTVTCSTLSKGKSLSDDQTGAAVLKTPSFVTAKAPTQDSSTQSDETMQELEVIAEQDKLQATAGISTGILEEPKAVLKMFKCSDAEAIEILI